A single genomic interval of Pseudopipra pipra isolate bDixPip1 chromosome 29, bDixPip1.hap1, whole genome shotgun sequence harbors:
- the CD84 gene encoding SLAM family member 5 produces KSTFTLQVYRELAEPRVSCEAQNCSGGGCRYALRCSAPGPGLGSVSYGWSQGEQPRGEGPTVLLEESPPGGSVSLTCRARNPVSNSSVTVSPGHLCAGNTTHPLPTASASAPLAAIVAGALAVTGVVALLATVFYCRSRGWRMFRLSAAEATDTGPRQDLTTVYAQVNPWQQNVPNTTRDNPRGENSTTIYATVKAPAQTDDEKMGSTVLGGQEVEEKSIYSLVV; encoded by the exons AAATCGACCTTCACCCTGCAGGTGTACA ggGAGCTGGCAGAGCCCCGGGTGAGCTGCGAGGCCCAGAACTGCTCGGGCGGGGGCTGCCGCTACGCCCTGCGCTGCTccgcgcccggccccggcctGGGCAGCGTCTCCTACGGCTGGAGCCAgggggagcagccccggggAGAGGGGCCCacggtgctgctggaggagtcACCCCCGGGCGGGTCCGTGTCCCTCACGTGCCGGGCACGGAACCCCGTCAGCAACAGCAGCGTCACCGTCTCGCCCGGGCACCTGTGCGCAG GAAATACAACCCACCCTCTCCCCACTG CCTCCGCCTCCGCCCCTCTGGCCGCGATCGTCGCCGGTGCCCTGGCGGTGACCGGGGTCGTGGCGCTTTTGGCCACCGTGTTCTACTGCAGATCCAGAG GCTGGAGGATGTTCCGTCTGTCTGCAGCCGAGGCCACGGACACAG ggcccaggCAGGACCTGACCACCGTGTACGCCCAGGTGAACCCCTGGCAGCAG aACGTCCCGAACACGACGAGAGACAACCCGAGGGGGGAGAACTCCACAACCATCTACGCCACGGTCAAGGCGCCAGCACAG ACGGACGACGAGAAGATGGGCAGCACCGtgctgggggggcaggaggtggaggagaAGAGCATCTACTCGCTGGTTGTGTGA